DNA from Asanoa sp. WMMD1127:
CCCCCAGGTCGTCGCGGCCACCAACAAGGTCGCCCAGTCGCTCGACACCCAGAAGCTGATCCAGCTCAACCGGGCGGTCGACGTGGAGCGCAAGACCCCGGCCGTCGCGGCGCAGGAGTTCGCGACCGCCAACAACCTGACCGCCGGCATCCAGCGCGGTCCGGGCGGCGACATCGTCGTCGGTGCGGCCAACTTCAGCGAGAACCAGACGCTCGGCGAGCTCTACAAGATCACGCTGACCGCGGCCGGCTACAACGTGACCGTCCAGCAGATCGGCAACCGGGAGCTCTACGAGCCGGCGCTGGAGAAGGGCGACATCCAGGTCGTCCCCGAATACGCGGCCACCATGCTCGACTTCCTCAACACCAAGGTCAACGGCGCCAACGCCCCGGCGCTGTCGTCGCCCGACATCAACCAGACGATGAGCCAGCTCCGCCCCCTGGGCGAGAAGGTGGGCATCACGTTCGGTGAGCCGTCGGCGGCGCAGGACCAGAACGCGTTCGCGGTCACCAAGGCCTTCTCCGACAAATACGGCGTGACCACGCTGTCGCAGCTCGCGGAGAAGTGCTCGGGCTCAGCCACCGTCCTCGGCGGCCCGCCCGAGTGCCCGCAGCGCCCCAAGTGCCAGGCGGGCCTGGTCAGCACCTACAACTTCAACGCCGGCAAGTTCAGCTCGCTCGACGCCGGCGGCCCGCAGACCAAGAACGCGCTGCGCACGGGTGCGATCAGCGTCGGCCTCGTCCTCTCCTCCGACGGGGACCTGGCAACCACCTGACCGCTCGCTCCGG
Protein-coding regions in this window:
- a CDS encoding glycine betaine ABC transporter substrate-binding protein encodes the protein MRAVSRLATGAAGVLFVAGLLAGCGEAGSSGTDAPASAAAGAGCAPVAGDQLVVLQDDKNLQNSDNVVAAINTKAASPQVVAATNKVAQSLDTQKLIQLNRAVDVERKTPAVAAQEFATANNLTAGIQRGPGGDIVVGAANFSENQTLGELYKITLTAAGYNVTVQQIGNRELYEPALEKGDIQVVPEYAATMLDFLNTKVNGANAPALSSPDINQTMSQLRPLGEKVGITFGEPSAAQDQNAFAVTKAFSDKYGVTTLSQLAEKCSGSATVLGGPPECPQRPKCQAGLVSTYNFNAGKFSSLDAGGPQTKNALRTGAISVGLVLSSDGDLATT